In Paenibacillus sp. FSL R7-0345, a single window of DNA contains:
- a CDS encoding sugar ABC transporter permease: MKQGAAMGTAEIHTGSAYRSKRELIFKRLKRDKWLYILLTPGLLYFLLFKYVPMWGILLAFKDFQPFLGFMKSEWVGLEHFRTFFQNPDFFMLLRNTLVLSLLNLVFFFPAPIILALLLNEIRLSFYKRTIQTLIYVPHFISMVIVASISYVFLTTQGGAVNEFLYTYTGSKIDFLADPDWFRPLIILQTIWKECGWGTIIFLAALAGVDVEQYEAAVMDGASRWRQIWHITLPAIRSTIVILLILRMGTILDNGFEQIYLMMNALNREVAEVFDTYVYALGITQGAFSYSTAVGLFKSIIGVVLVLGTNWLAKKFGESGLY; this comes from the coding sequence ATGAAACAAGGAGCGGCGATGGGAACAGCGGAGATCCATACTGGCAGCGCCTACCGCAGCAAGCGGGAGCTGATCTTCAAACGTCTGAAGCGTGATAAATGGCTCTACATCCTGCTGACCCCTGGACTCCTGTATTTTCTGCTGTTTAAATATGTGCCCATGTGGGGGATTCTGCTCGCGTTCAAGGATTTCCAGCCTTTCCTCGGCTTCATGAAAAGTGAATGGGTGGGCCTGGAGCATTTCCGCACATTTTTCCAGAATCCTGACTTCTTCATGCTGCTGCGCAACACACTTGTATTGTCGCTGCTTAATCTGGTGTTCTTTTTCCCGGCGCCGATTATACTGGCACTATTATTAAATGAGATCCGGCTGTCCTTCTACAAACGGACGATTCAGACGCTGATTTATGTGCCCCATTTTATATCAATGGTTATCGTCGCCAGTATATCATATGTCTTTCTGACCACACAGGGCGGAGCAGTCAACGAATTTTTGTATACGTATACAGGCAGCAAAATCGACTTTCTCGCCGATCCTGACTGGTTTAGGCCGCTGATCATTCTGCAGACAATCTGGAAGGAATGCGGCTGGGGGACAATCATCTTCCTCGCTGCGCTGGCCGGTGTGGATGTAGAGCAATATGAAGCTGCTGTTATGGATGGAGCAAGCCGCTGGCGGCAGATCTGGCATATTACACTGCCGGCAATCCGCAGTACCATTGTTATTCTGCTGATTTTGCGGATGGGCACCATTCTGGACAACGGGTTCGAACAGATCTATCTGATGATGAATGCGCTCAACCGTGAAGTTGCTGAAGTCTTCGATACATATGTGTATGCGCTGGGGATTACCCAGGGGGCATTCAGCTATAGTACGGCTGTCGGACTGTTCAAATCCATCATCGGGGTAGTACTGGTGCTCGGCACCAACTGGCTCGCCAAAAAATTCGGCGAATCGGGACTTTACTAA
- a CDS encoding carbohydrate ABC transporter permease yields MVKKQYRSTGEVAFDIFNYIILGIIGIVAILPFLFVVAGSFATEAEITKRAVFLIPTTISFDAYKFIFSTDTIVRSIGVSLYVTVIGTIVNLFFTVTMAYPMAKRYLMGRNLILNLVIFTMLFGGGMIPTYLVIRDLHLLDTLNALILPGAISAFNLIIVKNFFQELPVEMEEAARIDGCSELGLLWKIVLPLSKPVLATFTLFYAVGHWNNFFSALLYINDPSKWPLQVMLRQIVMLSQSAAGDLSLMDPNFVQPPEQSIKMAVIVVGTLPIMCVYPFLQKHFAKGVMLGSVKG; encoded by the coding sequence GTGGTTAAGAAGCAATATCGGAGCACGGGTGAGGTTGCATTTGACATCTTCAATTATATTATCCTGGGAATTATCGGAATCGTCGCCATTCTGCCTTTTCTGTTCGTAGTCGCCGGTTCGTTCGCAACAGAGGCGGAAATTACAAAGCGTGCGGTTTTCCTGATTCCTACAACGATCTCGTTTGATGCCTATAAATTTATCTTTTCAACGGATACGATTGTACGAAGCATCGGGGTCTCATTATATGTTACGGTCATCGGGACGATTGTGAATTTGTTCTTTACGGTAACAATGGCGTATCCGATGGCTAAGCGTTATCTGATGGGCCGTAACTTGATTCTCAATCTGGTTATTTTCACTATGCTGTTCGGGGGAGGCATGATCCCCACTTATCTGGTTATCCGTGACCTCCACCTGCTGGATACCTTAAATGCCCTGATTTTGCCGGGGGCAATCAGCGCGTTCAATCTGATTATCGTTAAAAACTTCTTCCAGGAGCTGCCGGTGGAAATGGAGGAGGCGGCACGGATCGACGGCTGCAGTGAGCTGGGCCTGCTATGGAAAATCGTGCTTCCGCTCTCAAAGCCGGTGCTGGCAACCTTTACGCTCTTTTATGCGGTAGGACACTGGAATAACTTCTTCTCGGCGCTGCTCTATATCAATGATCCGTCCAAATGGCCGCTGCAGGTCATGCTGCGCCAGATCGTTATGCTGTCCCAGTCGGCGGCCGGCGATCTCAGCCTGATGGACCCGAATTTTGTCCAGCCGCCTGAGCAGTCGATCAAAATGGCCGTAATCGTGGTCGGCACGCTTCCGATTATGTGTGTCTACCCGTTTCTGCAAAAGCACTTCGCCAAAGGGGTGATGCTCGGTTCAGTCAAAGGTTAA